CCCGAAGCTGGACTAACCCATTCGGTCGCGCTAGAGTGCCGACAGACAGGCCGACCTCGGGTACGGAACGATGAGTCAGAGTGCGCTGCAACGATTTGCCCAGACCCGCGAGCTGACCTCCGCGATCCTGCTGACGGCGCGCAACGTCTTCACGCCCACGCCCGTTTCGGTGCACACCGGAATCAGCCCGCTCACCAGGATCGCCGGCGTGACGATCTTTCAGCGCGGCCTCCTGACCCTCCAGCGGGCCGGCGTAAACCAGATTTTCGTGTTGGCGGGAGACGAAGCGGAGACGCTCAAGGCCGTCGTGCGCGACGGGCCGCCGATCACGGCGGGAATCCGCTGGATTCCGGTCAGGGAGTTTCCCCTCGACGACCCGCGGACGTGGGAGACGCTCGCGGCCGACGCCAAGGGCGCCTGTCTCGTGATCGGGCCGCAAGCCGCATTCTCCCGAAACCTCATCGAAACGTTGCGCGGCCAGGGGCCGATCGAGGACCTCACGCTCGTGTTGCAGCCGGAGGACCGTCGTCGGATCGGGCCCGGTCAATCGGATCGCGCCGGTCGCGTTGATCGCGCGGTGCCGACCAAGCGGGATCGGCTCGCTCGATTGGCGGCCATCGGGTTGGGAGGGGAACGGGGGGCGCAGGAGGGTTTCACCGGCCGCCTTGCGGCGGAGTTGATGGTCCTGCCGGCCGGCCTGTTCTCCAAGGGCCAGCCGCTCGCGGATTCCCTGCTCGCGCAATCCGGAGAGGAGCAGCGGGCGGAGGGCGACCCGCTCCTGTCGCGGCTTGTCGAGCTCGCTGCGGCGGAACGGCGCATCCGGATCGTTGAAGCGGCCCCGGACGCGAACCTCTGGGCCAGGGACGTTCATGACGCCGGAGACGCCTCGGCGGTCGAGCGGGATCTCTATCGCTCCCTCAAGGGTCATTTCGAAGGGATCGTCGATCGATACTTCAACCGGAAACTGTCGCCGTTCTTCACCAAGCTCTTCTTGAAACTGAAACTGAGCCCCAACGCCATCACGGTGGCGGCGACCCTGATCGGGCTGGCCGGCGCGGCCTGCTTCGGGATGGGAACATACGCAGCCGGGTTGCTGGGGGCGCTGTTGTTTCAGTTGGCTGCCGTGATCGACTGTTGCGACGGCGAGGTGGCGAGGCTGACCTTCACCGAGTCGCCGTTGGGCGCCAAGCTGGATCTCGTGCTGGACAACGTCGTGCACATGGCGGTCTTTGCCGGCATCGCCTACGGCGCCTACCAAGCGCATGCCGCGAGCGAGCAGGCGTGGCTGTACCTGGCGCTCGGCGCAGTGGCGGTGATCTTCAACGCGCTGGCCTGCTGGTTGGTCACGAGGCTGGCGGCGCATCCTGGGGCGCCGGCCGGGGCCTCGACCGCCCGTTGGAAATGGACAGATTTTCTCCTCAAGAACATCGCGACGCGCGATTTTTCGATGGTCGTGCTGCTCTTTGCCGCGATCGGCCGGCTGGATTGGTTCCTTCTCCTCGCGGTGATCGGATCAACCCTCTTCGGTCTGGTGCTCATCTGGCTGGTCTTCTCGGCCCGCTCCCCTCGTGTGGCTTAAGATTCTCCTCCTCGCCGTCGGGGCCCTCACCCTGACGGCCCTCGTCTGGCACATCGGGCCGGCTCGCATTCTGGATGCCGCTTCGCAGGTCGGGCCGTTCGGCCTTCTGCTGGTGCTGATCCCGTCACTGGTCATGTACCTGCTCGAGGCCTACGGCTGGAAACTGACGATGGGGGCCTATGCCGGCGCCGTCTCGTTTCCGCGCCTGCTGGCCATCCGGACGGCCGGCGAAGTCGTCAACATGACCACCCCGACCGCCTATATCGGCGGCGAGCCGCTCAAGGCCTACCTGCTTAAACGTGCGCAGGTGCCGCTCGTCGACGGCCTGGCGTCGGTCGTGCTGGCCAAAACCTTCATGACGATTGCTCAGGTGCTGTTCATCCTGCTGGGGTTGGTGGTTGCGTTCTGGTTACTCGGATCGGAAGGGTCCTCCGGGCAGATGGTAATGGCGTCCATCGTCAGCGCCGGCGTGCTGGCGTTCGGCGTCGCCGGCTTCGTGGCGGTGCAGCGCTGGGGCCTGTTCACCGGCGCGCTCGGCTTGCTGCGGCGCGCGAATCTTCGGGTGGCCTATCTCGAAGCGCGGGAGAGCAAGCTCCAGGAGCTGGACCGGACGATCCTGAATTTCTATGGTCAGGACCGCCGGAACTTTCTGCTCTCCACCGGACTCTATTTCGGCGGCTGGCTTGCCGAGGCCTTGGAGGTGTACGTGATGCTGGTCTGCCTGGGGGTGCCGGTGACGGCGCTCGCCTCGTTGGCGATCGGCGCCCTGTCGGCCTTTATCAAAGGTGGCACCTTCTTCATCCCCGGAAGCCTGGGAGCGCAGGACGGCGGGAACCTATTGTTGGTTACTGCGTTCGGCTACAGCGACGTGGCCGGCATCACCTTCGCGTTGTTGCGGCGGTTCCGCGAGATCGTCTGGATCGGCATCGGGCTCCTCTGTCTGGCCCTGTTGGATGG
The DNA window shown above is from Nitrospira tepida and carries:
- a CDS encoding CDP-alcohol phosphatidyltransferase family protein, whose product is MSQSALQRFAQTRELTSAILLTARNVFTPTPVSVHTGISPLTRIAGVTIFQRGLLTLQRAGVNQIFVLAGDEAETLKAVVRDGPPITAGIRWIPVREFPLDDPRTWETLAADAKGACLVIGPQAAFSRNLIETLRGQGPIEDLTLVLQPEDRRRIGPGQSDRAGRVDRAVPTKRDRLARLAAIGLGGERGAQEGFTGRLAAELMVLPAGLFSKGQPLADSLLAQSGEEQRAEGDPLLSRLVELAAAERRIRIVEAAPDANLWARDVHDAGDASAVERDLYRSLKGHFEGIVDRYFNRKLSPFFTKLFLKLKLSPNAITVAATLIGLAGAACFGMGTYAAGLLGALLFQLAAVIDCCDGEVARLTFTESPLGAKLDLVLDNVVHMAVFAGIAYGAYQAHAASEQAWLYLALGAVAVIFNALACWLVTRLAAHPGAPAGASTARWKWTDFLLKNIATRDFSMVVLLFAAIGRLDWFLLLAVIGSTLFGLVLIWLVFSARSPRVA
- a CDS encoding lysylphosphatidylglycerol synthase transmembrane domain-containing protein codes for the protein MWLKILLLAVGALTLTALVWHIGPARILDAASQVGPFGLLLVLIPSLVMYLLEAYGWKLTMGAYAGAVSFPRLLAIRTAGEVVNMTTPTAYIGGEPLKAYLLKRAQVPLVDGLASVVLAKTFMTIAQVLFILLGLVVAFWLLGSEGSSGQMVMASIVSAGVLAFGVAGFVAVQRWGLFTGALGLLRRANLRVAYLEARESKLQELDRTILNFYGQDRRNFLLSTGLYFGGWLAEALEVYVMLVCLGVPVTALASLAIGALSAFIKGGTFFIPGSLGAQDGGNLLLVTAFGYSDVAGITFALLRRFREIVWIGIGLLCLALLDGRAAVPQGEQPR